In Qingrenia yutianensis, the sequence TGTAACATATGCCCGTGCAAGATTAGGATGAAAGTGTATTTTCCAAATATCCCTGCCGTGGGGGATTCCCCTTACGATATGCCAGCTCTCACCGCCGTCACGGCTTTCAAAAAGCCCCTCTGACGGTGCAAAATTTTTGTTATCCACACCGCCCGCAAGAAGATGAAGCACATTGTTGGGATTTTGCGCAACGCTGAATATATATTTCATATCATATCCGTCGTCCGAACGATTTACAACCTTGTAACCGCCATCGTCATATATGCGCATACCACCGGAAAAAAATCCAACATAAAGCCTATCTTCTTTCACCGCGTCTGGTGATATATCCTGAAATCCTGCAGTTACGGGGTATAGATATTCCCAGTTTCTTCCCATATCTGCCGACTTGTAAATTTTGTTATCCTTAACGCCGTAAACAATATCGGGATCAACGGGCGACACCGCATAAATCGGGAAGTCGGATTTCTGCCAAGTCAAACCGCCGTCATAGCTTACGATTTCCTTGGCATATATAACCCCCTCGCGGTTTTTATTGTAAAATATTTTCGTAGTATTAAAACCTGCCGTTGCCGGAATATCCGAAAATGTTTTTCCGTTGTCCCGACTTTCTTTTATAATAAACCCTGTTGAACTTTGTCCGACATTTATAAGAATGTTGTTTTGGTCGAACGGATTTCTCGCAACCGAACGTGACGCACCTTTTGAGTTGTGCCGCAAGGCTATATAATTCGCAAGAGGATAGCTTTCACCGACGTTTTTGTTATCGGTTTTAACTGCACCGAAATCCATAACAGAAAAAATAATATCATTATCATCGTTCGGATTAAATGCAATATCCATAACTCTCAAGCCCGAAAAACCGCTTGATGATGCAAAAAAGTTTTTACCGCCGTCAAGAGATTTGTAAATTTCTCCATCCATTGAGGCAATTATTTCATTCGGATTTTGAGGATTTACCGCTACAGGCTCGCAGCCGTAACCGGTTTTGTTTGACATAAAACCCAGTGACGTGTTCATCGCCATTTTGTTAAAGGTAATTCCACCATCGTCACTGAAACGCAGCGGATACGAAATTCCGTAAAGCTGAACATAAAGCCGTCCGTTTTCGTTGAAAAAAATCTGTCCGAAAGCATCTTTTAATCCACTCTGAATTTGCGAGGATTTTTTAATCTGCAAAAAACTTTTTCCTCCATCGGTTGATTTATAAAGATAATCTTTCGTCACACAGTAAACATTTTCGGAATTTATCGGATCAAATGCCGCCGACAAAACTGACGGAACATCAAAATCCGCAACGTTCTTCTGCCATGTTTCGCCGAAATTGCTGCTTGTCATAAGTCCATTATCTTTTGTTGCAAGCACAAATTTATCACCGATGATATAAAAATTATAAATCATTTCACCGTCATAACTGCAAACAAGCTCCCAGTTTCCGCGCGACACGCGTTTGTAAATTTTCCCGTTGTGCCCTGCACAGTAAAGAGTATCTCTGTGATAAGCAAAAAGGCTTTGGGAATGATGCCGGTAAAAATCGAGATTTTGTTCAAATGTCCAGCTTTCGCCGCCGTCATACGATACATAAATTCCGGTTTGGTCAGTGACCTTTGTATTATTGCCGGTGGAATTGGGACAAACTGCGGCATAAACCGTTTTTACGTCAGCAATATCACACTTTATCGCAACAGTTCCGAAGCATCCTATCCCCACGGAAGAATTTTTCCAATTTTTTCCGCAGTCTGTGCTTTTCCAAACTCCGCTCGTATCGGTGCCGAAATACACGATGTCGGTGTTTTGGGGCGAATATTCCATAGCAAAGCCCTTCTGACCGCCCTCGCCTCCGTGATAGTTGTTTATATACTGATTCTCTGTTGTAAAATTATATTGCTTTAAATACGGTGCATAATCGGTAGTGCTCAATTCATCAATTCTGTCCGCGTCAAATTCGTTGTAGATTTTCAAAACGTCAGATGCACTGCCGTTTGCATTTACCGCCGAAACGGTGTATTCTCCGCTTTTGCCGAAAGGAAACGACACCCCAAAGCTTCCGCTTTCATCTGTTTTTATTTGCTTTATATAATCGGTTTTGTACGTTTTTTCATTATCGTTTAACAAAACAAAATTTTCAATGTTTTCTTTTGCTGCGATAATACTGATATTTTCATTTTTTGCCGCATCAAAGTTTCCCGTCACATAAACCTTTCCGTTATCGTATTGCGCCCTCACGCCGCCCGACGCATAAGCGCCGAGCGACAGTAAAGGCACAAAACCCAACAACAAGGAGGTTATAAGTAAAAACTTATTTTTATTCAAAATCCACACACTCCCCAAGAGGCGCAAGAGTTGAAGATGTCCAAATCATTGTGCTTGCTGTGTAACCCGTAAAGTCACCGTCCGTCAAAGCCTTCGGTGTAAGTCTTGCAGCGAAGGGAACCTTTGCACCCGGTGCAACGGTTTCTGTTTTGAACATTGTGTCATATAAGCTTCCGTCATTTGCATAAACCGCAATGATGATTGAAATACCGAGAGAATTTACATCGTCCATATTTTGAACGGTGTAGTCTGCGGTGAGCGTACCGTTTATGCTTCCCGATGTTTTAACCGAGATGTCATATGCCATATTTTTCTTAAGCGTGATTGTGCATATTCCCGCATCTCCCCATTCGTCGATGCAGTTGACGGTTATAATATGCTCGTTTCCATCATAATTTTCTATTGTGAGTGTGTTCTCGTTTACGCCTGTTTCGGCAAGTACACCGTCAACATAAAATTCATATGTCACTGTGTCACCGTCCGCATCTGTCCCGTCTGCAGTAATCACAACGGTGTCACCCGCCGAGTATTTTATCTTGTCTGCCTTTAACATTACGACAGGAATACTGTTTGTGGTTGTGAATATCTGCAATCTGGGTCTGTTTTCAGTTGCCTTTCCGAATGTTGAATAACCGTTTGAAGTTCTTTCTATGGTGAACATAACGTACTTATCACCGTTTGCAATAGCTTTTTTTACTGCCGCCGAAAAATCGAAGATTGTATTATACGACCATTTTGAGTTGATATTCTCATCACCCTCAATTTTGGCAAGAGTAGACGGCAATATTTTTCTCTCTATTATGTTTACATCACTTCGGTTAACCACTGGACCGGTCGTATCGCTCCATTCATTGAGCCCGTAAAGTGTAATTGTAGATCCTGCCTGTCCGCCGCCCATACTTGTAAGCAAACGAGCAGTTGATATATTTTCATCGGTATATTTGCTTATATCGAATTTTGAATACAATATCAGATTTCCGATTGACGCCTTGCCGAGTATATAGTTATATGGGCTGTTAGCCGTTGTATTGTTATATTCCGTAAAGATTTTTTCATCATAACTATTGTAGAATATACCCTCTACGGTATTACATGTTAAAACAGGCGCACCCTTTACGGTAATTGTTTTTTCGGCAAAGCCGTAATCACCCCATCGGTCGGTAACTTTAACCTTTATGACATAACTTCCTGCCGCCGGATTTGCAAGCGTAAACATATTTCCCGAAATACCGTCGGCTACTTCATTATTGTCCAAGTAAAACGTATATGTCAGGCTGTCGTTATCACCCTCATCCTCGTCCGTTCCGTTTGCGGTAAATGTGATTGTATCTTCAAAGGTGTAAAAGTCTTTTTCCGGCGAAATGGAAATTGTTGCGGTCGGCGCATTGTTGCTTGATGTAAATATCTGCAATCTTGGTTTTGTACCGTCACCTTTCCAGAATGTGCCATATGCGGTGCTGTCAGGCTCCAATACAAACGCTATGTACTCTTTGTTCTCGCTGATTGCTGCTTTTATAACATCAGTCATATCAACCGCCGCATAATACTCCCACGTACTGTCGATATTTTCGTCCGCAAACTTTACACGCGCACCGTTTACCTTTGCAGGAGTTCTGAAATAAACCGCTTTTTCATCTCTGTTAACTATTGGGGCCGTTTCCGTATTCCACAAACCGGCGTCAAATGTGTATATATTCATAGGACAGTTGTCAAAATTTCCGTTATAAGCAATCAAAAGTCTTGCCGAGGCAATGTTTTTATCTGCAAAATCACTTGCCTTAAATTTCATATATACACTCTTTTTACCGTACTTATAACCCACTCCGTCATCATTCAACTTAAACTCTCTGCCGTCAAGAACAAAACTTCCGGAGTTTGTATAACCGCCTACATTGTTTGTCCACTCCGAAAAATTCATTCCGTCATACCCGTTAAGATATTCACCGATGAGAGTGTTTGCAACAACTGACGGTGCGGTTGTGCCGTCCCCTTCCGCGAACACCGCGCCCGTAAACACCGTTCCGATCAGCATAACTGCTGTGAGCATTAACGCTATTGCTTTCTTCATTTTTTAAACCCCTTTCAACTTTTAAAATTTTAATTATTTTTTATATAATAAATATTTTGAGGTCTTGTATATTCTGCCTGAACAAATATTTTTATATCTTCACCGTATTTTTTACCTAAAATTGCACTTGATGCATCAGCCTTTGACATTGTGATATTTCCATTGTTATCAACACTGTACATATAGCCAACCGCATATATGGATTCAAGCTTTTCCTCCAAATAGGGATCAGTCAAATCAAGATCCGTTGTAGAAAATCTTGCATAACCGTTTTCCGTAAGATAAACATCTCCCACAAGCAGTCTGTTTGATGAATTGCTCTCAAATGCCGAGTTTTGATTTTTGTTTGCTGCATTTGCAACAGGATTTAAAAATAATTTATTATTGTAGTCATAAAGCTTTTCTATCTTCGCAACGTATCCTTGAGAGTCAAGTCCCACCCTGAACAAATCGCCCGATTTAAGATTTTCGCACTTCTTTGCTTCCTCTGCCGTAAGATTGGTTTTTGAATTGTCCGATACTACACTGTCAAATATATTGTCTGAATCCGAAGGAACATAAAGCGTTGTTTGCGCACCGCCCCTGTAGCAATCTATTCTGTTCAGATACGCATATTTTTCGCTGCTGTCCGTAACCTTTTTAATTCCCGCAAAAAGATACACATTTTTGTTGACCTCTTTTTCCTTTGCCCCCTCAACGAGCACAATGCTTCCAAATGGTGAGTCAGGCGAAAACGACCAGATATCAACCTTATATGATTTATCATCGGTAAGTCCTGTTACCGTTGAAAGATCGTCCCAGTCTCGCTGCTCATTTATCAGCACGAAAAAATCATCATTTCCTGTGATAAATTTGCCGCCGAAAGCGTGGCGGTAATTTATATTCGATGAACTCTTGTAGAAAAGCATATTTTCGTTTGTACCGATATATCTTCTCACAAGTGTTGTGTCATCCTCATATGCAATATTTTTAGTCGGAGTGTCGATATAAGTTATCTCGCCGCCGTCATTCGTGCCGTATGCCGCCGCAGTGGGAACAAAATCCGTATTTGTACAGCCGAGCGCATCGGTTATCTCTTTTTTCTTTTTGCACATTTTGCCGTCTATCTTTACCGAATCCGCAAGGTTCAAATTAATATATTCGTTATTGGCGGTAAAAAGTTTCAGTTTAATTTTGTCCGCCGCCGAACCCTCGGAGTTTACGCCTACAATAAACGCAGAGGTGTATTTGTTGCTCTGACCGATATCGATATATGCCACCCTGCCATTTGTATCAAGTAAAAATTTTCCGTTTGTTCCCGGCTTATATTCGCTTGTTTTTATATGCTTTTTAAGTTCGGGAGTAAGCTTATGTTTACCGCCGTTTACATAAATGTATCCATCCGAGTCGATTTCGTCAATCTTTCCCTCAACGGTCTTGTCCGACATCACGATTTTTGCATATTCGTTGTCAAGACTTTTTGTAACCGTAAGCACTGACATAACCGAAAATTTATTTAAAAGTTTGCCGTCCGAATTGTATTTTTCATACAACTCGTATTTTGACAAATCTGCATTGCAAAGCGGTGAATTAAGGTCGTAGAGAATTTCGTTTTCTTCATCAAAACCCTTAAGCGCAACGGTATCGTATATGGTTATGTGCACCGCGTTGCAGCCACTTCCGCCGTTTTTGCTGACAAGTTCAACCTCTCCGTATTCCTTTGCGAAAATATCGTCAAAACTGTGCTTTGAAAAATCAACGGGAACACCGTTATAATAAAACCTTGTCGACAAATTAAGCCTTGCGGTTTTTGTTCTCGAGTTATCGTCATATTCGATATACTGCGGGTTCACATGCACGATATTGTCAAAATCTATCGTTATGCTTTTGTTGCTCGCTGTTTTTAACATATACACAAATTCGGGTTTGACCGTTTCGTCTGCCCAGAGTTCAACATCATAGCCAATATACGAATCGAATTTTTCGGGAACGTTAAAAATTCTTGTTCCGTCGATTTTTACCGTACGTCCTTTTTCGGTTGAAAGCGCAATATCAGTATATTCTGCTTCACCCTCATACTTTTTGATATTACGGTAAAAGTCGAGCATTTGTTTGTCGCTTTTTTCGAAAGATACGGTTTTGTCCGACATAGACGAGGTGTCGCACACATAGCAGTTTATACTGTCGTAAAACAGTGTAACCATACCAGAAAAGTTAAGCTTTTCGCGGTTTTCATTTAAAACGTTTGCAATTTTAAGCTCGTTTGCAACAGAGTGAACAGACGCAGGATAATTACCCTTAAGCTTTACAAGCGGCCCATAGCCGAGTGCATTTATCATAATTACAACCGCTTCGCAAGTGTCGATTGACGAATAAGGCGCAAAGCTCCCATCGGGATTGCCGTTTATAAAACCGAGCGATTTTGCATCGGATACCGCACCGAAAAACTCATTTTTCTCGGTGACGTCCCAGAAAACGGTAGTCTTTCCACCCACACCTTCTTTGCCGACAAGCTTTAAAAGATAATTTAAAAAAACGCCTCTTGATACCGTTTCGTCGCCGTTGGGAATATTCTCCGAGTCAAAAACACCTATTGCCGATAAAAGTGCGGCTTTTTCACTGTCGATATTTGTTTCGGCCGACGCAAAAGTTACTGACATAAATGTTCCGGCAAGCACCGCAAAAATAATAAATATTGCCGTAATTTTCTTCATATTCTACCCCCTTTCATCAGACTGCCGACTGCAAAAATGAAAATACCATTTTTGCACTTTCCGCTCTTGTAATATATGCCGTCGGTTTAAAGCTTTGGTCGGAATATCCGTTTATAACATTTGCGCAATACATTTGTTTTACTGCGGTTTTTGCGTAATCGGCAATGCTTTCGCCGTCAATAAATTCGGTATATTCCCTGTTTTCTTTCATCGCATAGGTTTTAAACATCGCCGCGTTATACAGAATTTTAACTGCGTCCTGACGCGAAATTTTATCATTTGGGCTGAAATTTCCGTATAAATCTCCGTTTGCTATTTCTGTTTTCTGTGCCGTTGCCGCAAAAGAATAAAACCAATCGTCCTTTGAAACATCTTTAAACGTGCAGTCTATGCCTTTAATGTCAATTTCTGTCGCAGAAAGCACAATTTTCAAAAATTCCGCTCGTGTTATATTATTGTCCGGACAAAAATTTTTGTTGCCGTAACCTGATACAACACCGCGCTGATTAAGTCTTAACACACTTTCATATGCCCAGTGCGACAAATCCATATCGTTCCAAACCGACTG encodes:
- a CDS encoding S-layer homology domain-containing protein → MKKITAIFIIFAVLAGTFMSVTFASAETNIDSEKAALLSAIGVFDSENIPNGDETVSRGVFLNYLLKLVGKEGVGGKTTVFWDVTEKNEFFGAVSDAKSLGFINGNPDGSFAPYSSIDTCEAVVIMINALGYGPLVKLKGNYPASVHSVANELKIANVLNENREKLNFSGMVTLFYDSINCYVCDTSSMSDKTVSFEKSDKQMLDFYRNIKKYEGEAEYTDIALSTEKGRTVKIDGTRIFNVPEKFDSYIGYDVELWADETVKPEFVYMLKTASNKSITIDFDNIVHVNPQYIEYDDNSRTKTARLNLSTRFYYNGVPVDFSKHSFDDIFAKEYGEVELVSKNGGSGCNAVHITIYDTVALKGFDEENEILYDLNSPLCNADLSKYELYEKYNSDGKLLNKFSVMSVLTVTKSLDNEYAKIVMSDKTVEGKIDEIDSDGYIYVNGGKHKLTPELKKHIKTSEYKPGTNGKFLLDTNGRVAYIDIGQSNKYTSAFIVGVNSEGSAADKIKLKLFTANNEYINLNLADSVKIDGKMCKKKKEITDALGCTNTDFVPTAAAYGTNDGGEITYIDTPTKNIAYEDDTTLVRRYIGTNENMLFYKSSSNINYRHAFGGKFITGNDDFFVLINEQRDWDDLSTVTGLTDDKSYKVDIWSFSPDSPFGSIVLVEGAKEKEVNKNVYLFAGIKKVTDSSEKYAYLNRIDCYRGGAQTTLYVPSDSDNIFDSVVSDNSKTNLTAEEAKKCENLKSGDLFRVGLDSQGYVAKIEKLYDYNNKLFLNPVANAANKNQNSAFESNSSNRLLVGDVYLTENGYARFSTTDLDLTDPYLEEKLESIYAVGYMYSVDNNGNITMSKADASSAILGKKYGEDIKIFVQAEYTRPQNIYYIKNN
- a CDS encoding WD40/YVTN/BNR-like repeat-containing protein, with amino-acid sequence MNKNKFLLITSLLLGFVPLLSLGAYASGGVRAQYDNGKVYVTGNFDAAKNENISIIAAKENIENFVLLNDNEKTYKTDYIKQIKTDESGSFGVSFPFGKSGEYTVSAVNANGSASDVLKIYNEFDADRIDELSTTDYAPYLKQYNFTTENQYINNYHGGEGGQKGFAMEYSPQNTDIVYFGTDTSGVWKSTDCGKNWKNSSVGIGCFGTVAIKCDIADVKTVYAAVCPNSTGNNTKVTDQTGIYVSYDGGESWTFEQNLDFYRHHSQSLFAYHRDTLYCAGHNGKIYKRVSRGNWELVCSYDGEMIYNFYIIGDKFVLATKDNGLMTSSNFGETWQKNVADFDVPSVLSAAFDPINSENVYCVTKDYLYKSTDGGKSFLQIKKSSQIQSGLKDAFGQIFFNENGRLYVQLYGISYPLRFSDDGGITFNKMAMNTSLGFMSNKTGYGCEPVAVNPQNPNEIIASMDGEIYKSLDGGKNFFASSSGFSGLRVMDIAFNPNDDNDIIFSVMDFGAVKTDNKNVGESYPLANYIALRHNSKGASRSVARNPFDQNNILINVGQSSTGFIIKESRDNGKTFSDIPATAGFNTTKIFYNKNREGVIYAKEIVSYDGGLTWQKSDFPIYAVSPVDPDIVYGVKDNKIYKSADMGRNWEYLYPVTAGFQDISPDAVKEDRLYVGFFSGGMRIYDDGGYKVVNRSDDGYDMKYIFSVAQNPNNVLHLLAGGVDNKNFAPSEGLFESRDGGESWHIVRGIPHGRDIWKIHFHPNLARAYVTTSSGTYIYEYEKFSASDIVVSDCVEKKENNVDFAIFKVYNVSNGKKDVKVISALYSEDEKALLSADIKEYSIPPLGFLEIKNEITDSDKPMRKLLFWSGFDTLMPYTKYKLY